Proteins from a single region of Ziziphus jujuba cultivar Dongzao chromosome 1, ASM3175591v1:
- the LOC107431225 gene encoding terpene synthase 1-like yields MSVQEDPVSLTKNNERPSADFQPSIWGDYFLTRCMGTVSVEKMGQQVEELKEEVKGLLIDSQKKPPQKLELIDSIQRLGVSYHFENQIDEILEKMHHNNSNDFVDIEHDDLYTIALWFRLLRQHGYYISSDVFNKFKDGKGNFKASLAIDVSGLLSLYEAAHLRIRGEEILDEAIAFTTTHLESMVSSISPHLLEKVTFALNRPIRKNLPRLETRHYISIYPKEDFHNATLLKLAALDFNVLQALHQQEVSNITRWWKNLDFQRKLPYARDRVVDLYFWILEEYFEPQYSYARELATKIMTMVSAIDDTYDAHGTYEELKLFTQEIKRWDISAIDVLPDYMKFLCQAILDIYSDIEEHTTKEGRSYCVHYAKEAMEELVQAYFTEASWLHDAYTPTFEEYMSVAAVSAPYFVIITFSFLGMGKIATKEVFDWVCNKPNIIKASSVIGRLMNDMVSHNFEQKRGHVDSAVECCMKQHGIEEEEANKMLAVEVENAWKDINQELLKKPNTRGSVAFGLLERILNLTRVTDVVYKDDDCYTNPHKLKHQIELLLKHPIAIH; encoded by the exons ATGTCGGTCCAAGAAGATCCTGTCTCATTAACCAAGAATAATGAACGTCCCTCTGCGGATTTTCAGCCCAGCATTTGGGGTGATTATTTCCTCACTCGTTGCatg GGAACGGTATCGGTTGAGAAAATGGGGCAACAAGTTGAAGAATTGAAGGAAGAAGTGAAAGGATTGCTAATAGATTCTCAAAAGAAACCTCCGCAAAAGTTGGAGTTGATTGATTCAATCCAACGTTTAGGAGTTTCTTACCATTTTGAGAATCAGATTGATGAAATCTTAGAAAAAATGCACCACAACAACTCTAATGACTTTGTTGATATAGAGCACGATGACCTTTATACCATTGCTCTTTGGTTTCGCTTGCTTAGGCAACATGGTTATTATATATCAAGTG ATGTATTCAACAAGTTTAAGGATGGAAAAGGAAACTTTAAGGCATCCTTAGCCATTGATGTGTCAGGCTTGCTAAGTTTGTATGAGGCTGCACACCTTCGTATACGCGGGGAAGAAATTCTTGATGAAGCCATAGCTTTCACTACCACTCATCTTGAGTCAATGGTAAGCAGTATAAGCCCCCACCTCTTGGAAAAGGTCACATTTGCCCTGAACCGACCCATCCGTAAAAACTTACCAAGGTTAGAGACAAGGCACTACATTTCTATCTATCCCAAAGAAGATTTCCACAATGCAACTTTGTTGAAGTTGGCAGCGTTAGATTTTAATGTTTTACAAGCGTTGCATCAACAGGAGGTGAGCAACATTACAAG GTGGTGGAAAAATTTGGACTTTCAAAGAAAGTTGCCTTATGCAAGAGACAGAGTGGTAGACTTGTACTTTTGGATATTAGAAGAGTACTTTGAACCCCAATATTCCTATGCGAGAGAGTTAGCTACCAAAATTATGACTATGGTATCCGCAATAGATGATACCTATGATGCTCATGGAACATATGAAGAACTCAAGCTCTTTACGCAAGAAATCAAAAG ATGGGATATTAGTGCCATTGATGTCCTTCCAGATTATATGAAGTTTCTATGTCAAGCAATTTTAGATATTTACAGTGATATTGAGGAACACACTACAAAGGAAGGAAGATCATATTGTGTACATTATGCAAAAGAGGCA ATGGAAGAGCTAGTCCAAGCCTATTTCACTGAAGCCAGTTGGTTGCATGATGCGTACACCCCAACATTTGAGGAATACATGTCAGTAGCGGCAGTGAGTGCTCCTTATTTTGTTATCATAACCTTTTCATTTCTTGGGATGGGTAAGATTGCTACTAAAGAGGTGTTCGATTGGGTCTGCAATAAACCAAATATCATCAAAGCTTCATCAGTTATTGGTAGACTAATGAATGACATGGTGTCCCATAAT TTTGAGCAAAAGAGAGGACACGTTGATTCTGCTGTAGAATGTTGCATGAAACAACATGGTATTGAGGAAGAAGAGGCAAATAAAATGTTGGCTGTAGAAGTTGAAAATGCTTGGAAAGATATAAATCAGGAGTTGCTGAAGAAGCCAAATACCAGAGGCAGTGTAGCATTTGGTCTTCTGGAGCGGATTTTGAATCTGACAAGGGTGACAGATGTTGTGTACAAAGATGATGATTGTTATACAAATCCTCATAAGCTCAAACACCAAATTGAGTTATTGCTTAAACATCCTATAGCAATTCATTGA